In Mus caroli chromosome 19, CAROLI_EIJ_v1.1, whole genome shotgun sequence, a genomic segment contains:
- the Ankrd1 gene encoding ankyrin repeat domain-containing protein 1, which translates to MMVLRVEELVTGKKNSNGAAGEFLPGEFRNGEYEAAVALEKQEDLKTLPANSVKQGEEQRKSEKLREAELKKKKLEQRSKLENLEDLEIIVQLKKRKKYKKTKVPVVKEPEPETITEPVDVPRFLKAALENKLPVVEKFLSDKNSPDVCDEYKRTALHRACLEGHLAIVEKLMEAGAQIEFRDMLNLTLWQNGKGIKKNLKNLLLSTALHVAVRTGHYECAEHLIACEADLNAKDREGDTPLHDAVRLNRYKMIRLLMTFGADLKVKNCAGKTPMDLVLHWQNGTKAIFDSLKENAYKNSRIATF; encoded by the exons ATGATGGTACTGAGAGTAGAGGAGCTG GTAACAGGCAAAAAGAATAGCAATGGGGCCGCAGGGGAATTCCTTCCTGGGGAGTTCAGAAATGGAGAATATGAAGCTGCTGTTGCTTTGGagaagcaagaggacctgaaGACACTTCCGGCCAACAGCGTGAAGCAAGGGGAGGAACAACGGAAAAGCGAGAAACTGCGAGAGGCAGAG ctcaaaaagaaaaaactagaaCAAAGATCAAAGCTTGAAAACTTAGAAGACCTTGAAATAATTGTTcaactgaagaaaaggaaaaaatacaagaaaaccaAAGTTCCAGTTGTGAAGGAGCCAGAACCTGAAACTATC ACTGAACCTGTGGATGTGCCGAGGTTTCTGAAAGCTGCGCTGGAGAACAAACTGCCAGTTGTAGAGAAATTCCTGTCAGACAAGAACAGCCCCGACGTCTGCGATGAG TATAAACGGACGGCACTCCACAGAGCCTGCTTAGAAGGACACTTGGCGATTGTGGAGAAGTTAATGGAGGCTGGAGCCCAGATTGAATTCCGAGATATG CTCAATTTGACATTATGGCAGAatggaaaaggaataaaaaaaaatctaaagaactTA cttctcaGCACAGCGCTGCATGTGGCGGTGAGGACTGGTCACTACGAGTGCGCTGAGCACCTCATCGCCTGCGAGGCTGATCTCAATGCCAAGGACAGA GAAGGAGACACTCCACTGCATGATGCTGTGAGGCTGAACCGATATAAGATGATTCGACTCTTGATGACCTTCGGTGCGGACCTCAAGGTCAAGAACTGT GCTGGGAAGACCCCCATGGATCTGGTGTTGCACTGGCAGAATGGAACCAAAGCAATATTCGACAGCCTCAAGGAGAATGCCTACAAAAACTCTCGCATAGCTACATTCTGA